The following proteins are co-located in the Gordonia polyisoprenivorans genome:
- a CDS encoding helix-turn-helix domain-containing protein has protein sequence MAEKLYTVAQVSEHLQMSRMSVYRLMDSGEIKSLKIGRARRVADSALQDFIDRSQGMSA, from the coding sequence ATGGCCGAGAAGCTGTACACCGTAGCCCAGGTATCTGAACACCTTCAGATGTCGAGAATGTCGGTCTATCGACTAATGGATAGCGGCGAAATCAAATCGCTCAAGATCGGTCGGGCGCGGCGCGTAGCCGATTCCGCGCTCCAGGACTTCATCGACCGTTCTCAGGGCATGTCGGCCTGA
- a CDS encoding helix-turn-helix domain-containing protein codes for MRKEQTSGWALDTYRRFGEAVQAARKVKGWTAQQLSDRTTELGYPISRSAIANTESGRKKALDLTEVLILAKALDVSPLELIYPGLLDAEVEVSPGVVVRSSDAALAFAGAQDYNPLFDIAVTEQDLKVVDDPNGYKRIASARRDAKRRGWVVNDGEA; via the coding sequence ATGCGCAAAGAACAGACCAGCGGTTGGGCGCTGGACACATACAGAAGGTTCGGTGAGGCGGTCCAGGCCGCCCGGAAGGTGAAGGGGTGGACCGCACAGCAATTGTCCGACCGCACAACAGAACTCGGCTACCCGATTAGCCGGTCGGCCATCGCGAACACCGAGTCGGGACGTAAGAAGGCACTGGACCTGACCGAGGTTCTGATCCTGGCAAAGGCCCTGGACGTGTCGCCGCTCGAACTGATCTACCCGGGTCTACTCGACGCCGAAGTGGAAGTCTCCCCGGGTGTGGTCGTGCGGTCGTCGGACGCGGCCCTGGCCTTCGCAGGTGCCCAGGACTACAACCCCCTGTTCGACATCGCGGTGACCGAACAGGACCTAAAGGTGGTGGACGACCCGAACGGGTACAAGCGGATCGCCAGCGCGCGCCGAGACGCGAAGCGCCGGGGATGGGTGGTCAACGATGGCGAAGCGTAG